One segment of Aquimarina sp. BL5 DNA contains the following:
- a CDS encoding PspC domain-containing protein: MLYNLRHFLERNGFYVSSRLADRLGMRAKNVRLFFIYLTFATAGLGFVVYLNMAFWLKLKDLVYTKRTSVFDL, translated from the coding sequence ATGCTTTATAATCTAAGACATTTTTTAGAACGGAACGGATTTTACGTTTCTAGCAGGCTAGCAGATAGATTAGGAATGCGCGCTAAAAATGTACGTTTGTTTTTTATTTATTTGACTTTTGCTACGGCGGGATTAGGATTTGTTGTTTACCTTAATATGGCGTTCTGGTTGAAATTAAAGGATCTTGTATATACAAAACGAACTTCAGTTTTTGATTTATGA
- a CDS encoding ABC transporter permease — MNFEYFIAKRLIKGKEHKSSISSAIIKIAIFAIAIGMVMMLITVATGIGLQRKIREKVAAFNGHVIITSYDNNNSIESLIPIKKDQHFYPNFVDVDGIKHVQRFATKGGLIRTENDFEGVVVKGIGEDYDWSYFKEYLIEGVLPDFTDPRNNQILISAYTSSRLGLGVGDKANTVFLKKNSSSKIPANIRAFEIVGIYDSGFLEFDEKFIFADIRHIQKMNKWKDGEVGGFEVFIDNFDEIDKKGKEIYESIPSDLEAQTIALKYGSIFEWLKLFDLNIIGIIGIIILVAGINMITALLVLILERTQMIGILKSLGTNDWSIRKVFLYNAGYLILLGLFWGNLIGISLLFIQKHYGIIGLNPATYYVSTAPVYISIGYIILLNVGTTILCLAMLLIPSYVIAKISPSKAIRFQ, encoded by the coding sequence TTGAATTTCGAATATTTTATTGCCAAACGCCTTATCAAAGGTAAGGAACATAAAAGTAGCATATCATCTGCAATCATAAAAATAGCCATTTTTGCTATAGCCATCGGTATGGTTATGATGTTAATAACGGTTGCTACTGGTATAGGTTTACAACGTAAAATCAGAGAAAAAGTTGCAGCGTTTAATGGACATGTTATCATTACTAGTTATGATAACAATAATAGTATAGAATCTTTGATTCCTATTAAAAAAGACCAACATTTTTATCCAAACTTTGTTGATGTAGATGGTATTAAACACGTCCAGAGATTTGCTACAAAAGGAGGTCTTATTAGGACTGAAAATGATTTTGAAGGAGTTGTAGTTAAAGGCATTGGAGAAGATTATGATTGGTCATATTTTAAAGAGTATTTAATAGAAGGTGTCTTACCAGATTTTACAGATCCCAGAAATAATCAGATATTAATATCAGCTTATACATCATCACGATTAGGTTTGGGAGTAGGAGATAAAGCGAATACGGTTTTTTTAAAGAAAAACTCCAGCTCTAAAATTCCGGCCAATATTCGTGCTTTCGAAATTGTGGGAATATACGATTCCGGTTTTCTGGAGTTTGATGAGAAATTTATTTTTGCAGATATAAGGCATATCCAAAAAATGAATAAATGGAAAGATGGCGAGGTAGGAGGTTTTGAGGTATTTATAGATAATTTTGATGAAATAGATAAGAAAGGTAAAGAAATCTATGAGAGTATTCCGTCTGATTTAGAAGCGCAAACGATTGCTTTAAAGTATGGTAGTATTTTTGAGTGGCTTAAACTTTTTGATCTAAATATCATTGGGATTATTGGAATTATCATATTAGTTGCAGGAATCAATATGATTACGGCATTACTTGTTTTGATATTAGAAAGAACGCAAATGATAGGGATCCTAAAATCATTAGGAACTAATGATTGGAGTATTCGAAAAGTATTTTTATATAATGCAGGATACTTAATTCTTCTTGGTTTATTTTGGGGTAACCTTATTGGCATAAGTTTGTTGTTTATCCAGAAACATTATGGAATTATAGGTCTTAATCCAGCTACTTATTATGTGAGTACTGCTCCGGTGTATATAAGCATAGGATATATTATTTTACTTAATGTTGGAACCACAATATTATGTTTAGCAATGCTTCTTATACCATCTTATGTGATTGCTAAAATATCACCTTCTAAAGCAATAAGATTTCAGTAG
- a CDS encoding AraC family transcriptional regulator — MQKYSFDFSDIDQIRNYFRSQLDPKGTSDRIYFPPEIGEGYLSYYKISPEVFLFINNYRAHVDIEYTREPIAEKDIILHFRKYSLDHQIKKNEIISSYSDGYTPGNMRCMDAQQGERVYITKGAEVKSIMIVLKSEYIKPYFLKNSDMAERVDSYIRYSHQHINKFYLSYKQSVLFDQIVSPDLNKVENYLFFIARGIRLLETFWKDVLMWETESNPFNINSSQVGKIYKVSNYLEHNLHEPFIGVDQLASMAHMSRTNFFNMFKEIHDQTPLEFFNNKKLESSYNMIFAEGLSIKEVMDNLNYSNSSKFKKAFFNKFDIYPDIQI, encoded by the coding sequence ATGCAAAAATATTCATTTGACTTTTCTGATATAGATCAAATAAGGAACTATTTTAGATCTCAATTAGATCCGAAAGGAACCAGTGATAGAATCTATTTTCCTCCTGAGATTGGAGAAGGATATCTAAGTTATTATAAAATATCTCCAGAAGTCTTTCTATTTATTAATAATTATAGAGCACATGTTGATATAGAGTATACAAGGGAACCTATTGCTGAAAAAGATATCATTTTACATTTTAGAAAGTATTCATTAGATCATCAAATAAAGAAGAATGAAATCATAAGCTCATATTCTGATGGCTATACTCCAGGAAATATGAGATGCATGGATGCGCAACAGGGTGAAAGAGTTTATATTACTAAAGGTGCTGAGGTGAAATCTATTATGATTGTACTGAAAAGTGAGTACATAAAACCCTACTTTCTCAAAAATAGTGATATGGCAGAAAGAGTAGATAGTTACATTCGATACTCGCATCAGCATATTAATAAGTTTTATCTTTCATATAAACAGTCTGTCCTGTTTGATCAAATAGTTTCTCCGGATCTTAATAAGGTAGAGAATTATTTATTTTTCATTGCAAGAGGAATTCGTTTGCTAGAAACGTTCTGGAAAGACGTTTTAATGTGGGAAACAGAAAGTAATCCATTTAATATAAATAGTTCACAAGTAGGTAAGATTTATAAGGTTAGTAATTATTTAGAGCATAATTTACACGAACCTTTTATAGGTGTTGATCAATTGGCGTCTATGGCACATATGAGTCGTACCAACTTCTTCAATATGTTTAAGGAGATTCATGATCAAACGCCTTTAGAGTTTTTTAATAATAAAAAATTAGAAAGCTCCTATAATATGATATTTGCAGAAGGGTTGTCGATTAAAGAGGTAATGGATAATCTAAATTATTCCAATTCTTCAAAATTTAAAAAAGCCTTTTTTAATAAATTTGACATCTATCCGGATATCCAAATTTGA
- a CDS encoding pyridoxal-phosphate dependent enzyme, whose protein sequence is MKYANNILETIGNTPMVKMNPLVKDVDALVLAKYETFNPGNSVKDRMALKMIEDAEADGRLKPGGTIIEGTSGNTGMGLALVAIVKGYKLICVMADKQSKEKMDILRAVGAKVMVCPTNVEPDDPRSYYSVSKRLAEETPNSWYVNQYDNPSNAKAHYESTGPEIWEQTDGKITHFIVGVGTGGTISGVGKYLKEKNPNIKIWGIDTYGSVFKKYHETGVFDENEVYSYITEGIGEDILPENVDFSIIDGFTKVTDKDAAVYTQRLAKEEGMFLGNSAGAAIKGLLQLKDHFTKDDVVVVLFHDHGSRYVGKMFNDDWMRERGFLEEEVSTAVDLVKNHIEKPLITVKTEELVSHAIERMRKFQISQIPVLDSEGFVGSVDESALFTAFLEDKNTGDTPIREIMNDPFPIVKANTSLDEISGLIKNGNPAVLVALDNGKHHIITKYDVISHIK, encoded by the coding sequence GTGAAGTACGCAAATAATATATTAGAAACCATTGGTAATACACCTATGGTAAAAATGAATCCTTTAGTTAAAGATGTAGATGCGCTGGTATTGGCAAAATACGAGACATTTAATCCCGGAAATTCGGTTAAAGATCGAATGGCTTTAAAAATGATTGAAGATGCCGAGGCTGATGGAAGATTAAAGCCTGGAGGAACTATTATCGAAGGTACTTCTGGTAATACTGGAATGGGATTAGCTCTTGTGGCTATTGTAAAAGGGTATAAGTTGATCTGTGTAATGGCAGATAAACAATCCAAAGAAAAAATGGATATTCTACGAGCAGTTGGTGCCAAAGTAATGGTGTGTCCAACAAATGTAGAGCCTGATGATCCAAGGTCATACTATTCTGTTTCTAAAAGATTAGCAGAAGAAACTCCTAATTCTTGGTATGTAAACCAGTATGATAATCCTTCTAATGCAAAAGCGCATTACGAGAGTACTGGACCAGAGATATGGGAACAAACGGATGGGAAGATTACTCATTTTATTGTAGGAGTAGGCACTGGAGGAACAATTTCTGGAGTTGGAAAGTATTTGAAAGAAAAAAATCCTAATATCAAGATTTGGGGAATAGATACTTATGGTTCCGTTTTTAAAAAATATCATGAAACTGGTGTGTTTGATGAAAATGAAGTGTATTCTTATATAACAGAAGGTATCGGAGAAGATATCTTACCTGAAAATGTAGATTTTTCGATTATTGATGGATTTACGAAAGTAACGGATAAAGATGCAGCAGTATATACTCAGAGACTTGCTAAAGAAGAAGGAATGTTTCTTGGAAATAGTGCTGGAGCGGCAATTAAGGGATTATTACAATTAAAAGATCATTTTACAAAAGATGATGTAGTAGTTGTGTTATTTCATGATCACGGAAGTCGTTACGTGGGTAAGATGTTTAATGATGATTGGATGAGAGAACGTGGTTTTCTGGAAGAAGAAGTGTCTACTGCAGTCGATTTAGTTAAAAATCACATAGAAAAACCTTTGATAACGGTGAAAACGGAAGAGTTAGTTTCTCATGCAATAGAGCGCATGCGTAAATTTCAAATATCTCAAATACCAGTTTTAGATAGTGAAGGTTTTGTTGGTTCTGTAGATGAAAGTGCTTTGTTTACTGCATTTCTTGAAGATAAAAATACTGGAGATACTCCAATTAGGGAGATTATGAATGACCCTTTTCCAATAGTTAAAGCAAACACATCACTCGATGAAATATCAGGATTAATAAAAAATGGTAATCCAGCAGTTCTTGTAGCTCTTGATAATGGTAAACATCATATCATTACAAAATATGATGTTATCAGTCATATAAAATAA
- a CDS encoding sodium:alanine symporter family protein: MKRILLSILALTIPFITFAQETTEKGLDQKIDEAFQPVSDFFSNVIFFEVFNGAPFVIILLVLSALFFTIYFGFPNIRYFAKAINVVRGKYDDVEGHSLGDPAAAVDGDIPDTIRDESKDGEVSHFQALATAVSGTVGNGNIAGVALAIALGGPGATFWMIICGLLGMSTKFVECTLGVQYRDVGEDGTVYGGPMYYLSKGLKERGFAVVGKIAAVIFAIFCIGGSFGGGNAAQSNQATIVLKEMFGLESAGAGTIIGVILAILVGIIIIGGIKRIASVTEKVVPLMAVMYIIACLYIIFSNFSFIDDAIGMIVTEAFNPKAIGVGGLIGVLLVGFKRAAFSNEAGAGSASIAHSAVKTKYSASEGLVALLEPFIDTVVICTMTALVIIIFNSGGAFQYGGDGSGAVLIDGVSYEGAGITAQAFGKFIPYSDIFLTIAVVLFAVSTMISWSYYGLQSWKFLFGRGKAADLTYKFLFLTFVVIGAAASMNSIWAFSDAMIFAMVFPNMVGLFFLFPVVKKQLERYFEAIKASKN; this comes from the coding sequence ATGAAGAGAATTCTTCTTTCAATTTTAGCTCTTACCATTCCATTTATAACATTTGCGCAGGAGACCACAGAAAAAGGTCTGGATCAAAAAATAGATGAAGCTTTTCAACCGGTTTCCGATTTTTTCTCTAATGTTATCTTTTTTGAGGTTTTTAATGGGGCACCATTTGTAATTATTTTATTGGTGTTAAGTGCACTATTCTTTACCATATATTTTGGTTTCCCTAATATTCGGTATTTTGCGAAAGCTATTAATGTGGTGCGAGGTAAGTATGATGATGTAGAAGGGCATAGTTTAGGAGATCCAGCTGCAGCGGTAGATGGAGACATACCTGATACAATCAGAGATGAAAGTAAAGATGGAGAGGTTTCTCACTTTCAGGCATTGGCAACAGCAGTTTCTGGAACTGTAGGTAATGGTAATATTGCAGGTGTTGCTTTAGCAATAGCACTAGGTGGACCAGGAGCAACCTTCTGGATGATTATCTGTGGATTGTTAGGAATGTCTACGAAATTTGTAGAATGTACCTTAGGTGTACAATATAGAGATGTAGGAGAAGATGGAACTGTATATGGAGGTCCTATGTATTATCTAAGTAAAGGACTTAAAGAAAGAGGATTTGCGGTAGTAGGTAAAATTGCTGCAGTTATATTTGCTATATTCTGTATTGGTGGATCTTTTGGTGGTGGTAATGCAGCACAGTCTAATCAAGCAACCATTGTATTAAAGGAAATGTTTGGTTTGGAAAGTGCAGGCGCTGGAACAATCATAGGTGTTATATTGGCCATTCTTGTTGGAATTATAATTATTGGAGGGATTAAGAGAATCGCTTCTGTGACAGAAAAAGTAGTTCCTTTAATGGCTGTAATGTATATTATTGCTTGTTTGTATATTATTTTTAGTAATTTTTCATTTATTGATGATGCTATTGGTATGATTGTTACGGAAGCTTTTAATCCTAAAGCGATAGGTGTTGGAGGTCTTATAGGAGTGCTTCTAGTTGGTTTTAAAAGAGCAGCTTTTTCTAATGAAGCGGGAGCGGGATCTGCATCCATTGCACATTCTGCTGTAAAAACTAAATATTCAGCTTCTGAAGGTTTGGTAGCATTGTTAGAGCCGTTCATTGATACAGTGGTAATTTGTACAATGACAGCTTTGGTAATTATTATATTTAATTCTGGTGGTGCTTTTCAATATGGGGGAGATGGTAGTGGTGCTGTTTTAATAGACGGAGTGTCATATGAAGGAGCAGGAATCACTGCACAAGCTTTTGGTAAGTTTATTCCTTATTCTGATATTTTCTTGACAATCGCAGTAGTATTGTTTGCGGTATCAACTATGATATCTTGGTCTTATTATGGGTTGCAATCATGGAAGTTCTTATTTGGTAGAGGTAAAGCAGCCGATTTAACATATAAATTTTTATTTTTAACCTTTGTTGTTATTGGAGCAGCGGCAAGTATGAACTCTATTTGGGCATTCTCCGATGCAATGATATTTGCAATGGTTTTTCCTAATATGGTTGGACTGTTTTTCTTGTTCCCTGTGGTTAAGAAACAACTTGAAAGATATTTTGAAGCAATAAAAGCATCTAAAAATTAA
- a CDS encoding exo-beta-N-acetylmuramidase NamZ domain-containing protein — protein MVFIRNAFKNTFLFFFTLLISCGSGTKTSSQTNPEGKMPIINQKNIISESQKQDSLDILEPIVVGANQTELYLPLLKDKKVAIVGNQTSVIFKFPNLGPLLQTEGVTPTALEQYTHLVDSLLSRNVNIQKVFAPEHGFRGKADAGELVADEKDIKTGLPIISLHGKNKKPSTEALSDIEIVVFDIQDVGARFYTYISTLHYVMQACAENNIPLLILDRPNPNGHYIDGPTLEPEHASFLGMHPIPLVHGMTIGEYAKMVNGEGWLGDGLKCEVKIIPIQNYTHQTHYSLSIRPSPNLPNDTSINLYPSLGFFEGTTINAGRGTEMQFQIFGSPDFPIDQYDFAYTPQPNFGSKYPKHKGEVCYGKDLRKTERLHGINLQWMLDAYRNSKNKEGFFNTKSFTIHAGTQKLQQQIEQGYTAREIKKTWIKDLENFKKIRAQYLLYN, from the coding sequence ATGGTTTTTATCAGAAATGCATTCAAAAATACGTTTTTATTCTTTTTCACACTCCTTATTTCTTGTGGAAGCGGAACAAAAACCTCTTCTCAGACAAATCCTGAAGGCAAAATGCCCATTATCAACCAAAAAAATATCATTTCAGAAAGTCAAAAACAAGATTCTCTGGACATTTTGGAACCAATTGTTGTAGGAGCTAATCAGACTGAGCTCTATTTACCATTACTAAAAGATAAAAAAGTAGCCATTGTTGGTAATCAGACTTCTGTCATTTTCAAATTTCCAAATCTAGGACCTCTTTTACAAACAGAAGGTGTTACTCCAACTGCCTTAGAGCAATATACACATCTAGTAGATTCTCTTTTGTCTAGAAATGTCAACATCCAAAAGGTTTTTGCTCCGGAACACGGTTTTAGAGGTAAAGCAGATGCTGGAGAATTGGTAGCAGATGAAAAAGATATTAAAACAGGATTACCTATTATTTCTTTACATGGTAAAAACAAAAAACCTTCTACTGAAGCTCTTTCGGATATAGAAATCGTAGTCTTTGACATCCAAGATGTTGGAGCAAGATTTTATACCTATATTTCTACACTACATTATGTAATGCAAGCCTGTGCAGAAAATAATATACCTTTACTAATCTTAGATCGCCCTAACCCAAATGGGCACTATATCGACGGGCCTACTTTAGAACCAGAACATGCTAGCTTTCTGGGAATGCACCCCATTCCTCTAGTTCACGGCATGACTATAGGTGAATATGCGAAAATGGTAAATGGTGAGGGCTGGTTAGGAGATGGTCTGAAATGTGAAGTCAAAATTATACCTATCCAAAATTATACGCACCAAACGCATTATAGCTTATCTATTAGACCTTCTCCTAACTTACCAAATGACACATCGATAAATCTTTATCCAAGTCTTGGTTTTTTTGAAGGAACAACTATTAATGCTGGTCGTGGCACGGAAATGCAATTTCAGATTTTTGGTTCTCCGGATTTCCCAATTGATCAATATGATTTTGCTTATACACCACAACCCAATTTTGGATCGAAATATCCAAAACATAAAGGAGAAGTTTGTTATGGAAAAGATCTAAGAAAAACTGAACGACTTCACGGTATAAACCTGCAATGGATGCTTGACGCTTATCGTAATTCTAAAAACAAAGAAGGTTTTTTTAATACCAAGTCGTTTACAATACATGCAGGAACACAAAAATTACAACAACAAATTGAGCAAGGGTATACTGCTAGAGAAATCAAAAAGACTTGGATAAAAGATCTTGAAAATTTTAAAAAAATAAGAGCACAATACCTTCTCTATAATTAA
- a CDS encoding TrkA family potassium uptake protein — MIKLYSWGRPRIYIALILLIVVITTGVLGFHYISDYTWVDALYMTVITMTTVGFGEVQPLDDNGKLFTIFLISTSVAIFAYSVSVITEYIVSKNDPKRMQNRKIQKMIHQLENHIIIVGYGRNGKQAAAKLTAYNKKFIIVEKDEEIIQRYQSESLLFLKGNATEDDVLIEAGLKKAITLICTLPEDADNLFIVLSARQINKDLKIISRASQDASYKKIRLAGADNVIMPDRIGGDHMASLVVVPDLIEFLDNLSIVGKKSINIEEVSFEDMFDDEKERTIRTIDMRSKTGCSIIGYKSPEGDYVVNPGADTILKPGSKIVIIGRPEQVNQLNKEFNI; from the coding sequence ATGATAAAGCTTTATAGTTGGGGAAGACCAAGAATATATATAGCATTGATCTTGCTGATTGTTGTTATAACTACAGGAGTATTGGGATTTCATTATATCTCTGATTATACCTGGGTAGATGCCCTATATATGACGGTAATTACAATGACTACCGTGGGTTTTGGAGAGGTTCAACCACTGGATGACAATGGCAAGTTATTTACTATATTTTTGATATCTACTAGTGTAGCTATTTTTGCTTACTCGGTTTCGGTAATAACAGAATACATAGTAAGTAAAAATGATCCAAAGAGAATGCAAAACCGTAAAATACAAAAAATGATACATCAACTAGAAAATCATATCATTATTGTGGGATATGGTCGTAATGGTAAACAAGCCGCAGCAAAATTAACGGCCTATAATAAAAAGTTCATTATCGTCGAAAAAGATGAAGAAATTATTCAACGATACCAAAGTGAATCTTTGTTATTTCTTAAAGGAAATGCTACGGAAGATGATGTACTAATCGAAGCGGGACTTAAGAAGGCGATTACATTGATCTGTACATTACCAGAGGATGCAGACAACCTCTTTATAGTATTGTCAGCTAGACAAATTAATAAGGATTTAAAAATAATTAGCAGAGCATCACAGGATGCATCTTATAAGAAAATTAGATTGGCGGGAGCAGATAATGTAATTATGCCGGATCGAATAGGAGGTGATCATATGGCTTCTTTAGTTGTGGTTCCTGATTTGATCGAGTTTTTAGATAATCTTTCTATTGTTGGGAAAAAATCTATAAACATTGAAGAAGTTTCTTTTGAAGATATGTTTGATGATGAAAAAGAAAGAACCATTCGAACGATCGATATGCGATCAAAAACAGGTTGTTCTATTATTGGATATAAATCACCTGAAGGAGATTATGTGGTGAACCCAGGGGCAGATACAATTTTAAAACCAGGTTCTAAGATAGTAATAATAGGTCGTCCAGAACAGGTGAATCAACTGAATAAGGAATTTAATATTTAG
- a CDS encoding helix-hairpin-helix domain-containing protein, with protein MKSIKSHFEIHSRFRNGILLLVVLIFLFLLALYYYPGSVNSSNDFKELGRFQTQIDSLKKEAIKKKESYRLRPFNPNFISDYKGYTLGMSTEELDRLYAYRKDNKWINSVSQFKIITKVSDSLLAVISPLFKFPDWVKNSKNSKSYQKSKYPVKSFTQKEDLNKVTSAELQEKIGVPNFIAERIIKHRNKLSGFISDLQLKDVIGLYENQRDKILALYTVKTKKDIERININEASVKELMEVPYFDFETALDIKDFIEENNGISSFEELGKIEGFSLEKIDRIALYLILN; from the coding sequence ATGAAATCTATAAAATCCCATTTCGAGATACACAGTCGTTTCCGAAATGGGATTCTTCTTTTAGTTGTATTGATTTTTCTTTTCCTTTTAGCTTTGTATTACTATCCCGGTTCTGTAAATAGTTCTAATGATTTTAAGGAATTAGGAAGATTTCAAACTCAGATTGATTCTCTTAAAAAGGAAGCAATCAAGAAGAAAGAATCATATAGATTAAGACCTTTTAATCCTAATTTTATAAGTGATTATAAAGGATATACTTTAGGGATGTCTACAGAAGAGTTGGATAGACTTTATGCATATAGGAAAGATAATAAATGGATAAATTCTGTTTCACAGTTTAAGATTATTACTAAAGTTTCTGATTCCTTATTGGCGGTGATTTCACCGTTATTTAAATTTCCTGATTGGGTCAAAAACTCCAAAAATTCTAAATCTTACCAAAAGAGTAAGTATCCAGTAAAATCTTTTACTCAGAAAGAAGACCTTAATAAAGTAACATCGGCTGAGCTTCAAGAAAAAATAGGAGTTCCTAATTTTATTGCGGAAAGAATTATAAAACATAGAAACAAGTTGAGTGGATTCATAAGTGACCTCCAGCTGAAGGATGTAATAGGGCTTTATGAGAATCAACGAGATAAGATTCTGGCACTATACACTGTTAAGACAAAGAAGGACATAGAGAGGATTAATATAAATGAGGCTTCGGTGAAAGAACTGATGGAAGTTCCTTATTTTGATTTTGAAACTGCTTTGGATATAAAGGATTTTATAGAAGAGAATAACGGTATATCAAGTTTTGAAGAATTAGGAAAAATTGAAGGTTTTTCTTTAGAAAAAATAGATAGAATAGCGTTATATTTGATATTAAATTAA
- a CDS encoding DUF2851 family protein, which translates to MKEEFLHYLWKYKKFNFSNLKTTNRLPIVLQRVGEHNQMNSGPDFFNAQLVIDNQKWAGNVEIHIKSSDWYVHHHESDPAYDNVILHVVWENDIEVFRKNNSRIPALQLKDYIDENIVSQYQKLFQSKDVNWIQCEKELCDVSDFIIFNWQERLYLERLEQKSELIKELLNKSSNDWETVLFKLLSKNFGLKVNSDPFLSLANSFDFSILRKCSNNLKQLEALLYGQAGFLNPDSDVSYVKELLKHYQFLKNKFTLKNHGVLPFQFFRLRPSNFPTIRVSQLANLYFKNKQLFSKVIMANDLEKFYELFDTSASGFWKTHYTFDKESAARKKRVTKSFIHLILINTVIPLKFLYAKSQGKDASEEILGLISQLPVEKNTISDKFISLGVNMEDALHSQSMIQLKNNYCDQKACLKCSIGNYLLNREGSLG; encoded by the coding sequence ATGAAGGAAGAGTTTTTACACTACCTATGGAAATATAAAAAGTTTAATTTTTCAAATCTAAAAACTACAAACCGTCTGCCAATTGTACTTCAACGAGTTGGTGAACATAATCAGATGAATTCTGGTCCGGATTTTTTTAATGCTCAATTGGTGATCGATAATCAGAAATGGGCTGGTAATGTCGAGATCCATATTAAGTCAAGTGATTGGTATGTTCATCATCATGAGAGTGATCCTGCTTATGATAATGTTATATTACACGTGGTATGGGAAAATGATATTGAAGTTTTTAGAAAGAATAATTCGAGAATCCCTGCCTTACAGCTTAAAGATTATATTGATGAAAATATAGTATCTCAATATCAAAAACTCTTTCAAAGTAAAGATGTTAATTGGATTCAATGCGAAAAGGAACTTTGTGATGTTTCCGATTTCATAATTTTCAATTGGCAGGAAAGACTCTATTTAGAAAGGTTAGAACAAAAATCTGAATTGATAAAAGAATTACTAAATAAGTCTTCAAATGATTGGGAAACAGTACTCTTTAAATTATTGTCAAAGAATTTTGGGCTGAAAGTTAACAGTGATCCCTTTTTAAGCTTAGCTAATTCTTTTGATTTTTCAATTCTTAGAAAGTGTAGTAATAATCTAAAGCAGTTAGAGGCTTTGTTGTATGGTCAGGCCGGTTTTCTGAATCCGGATTCAGATGTTTCATATGTTAAGGAGTTGTTGAAGCATTATCAATTTTTAAAAAATAAGTTCACTTTAAAAAATCACGGTGTATTGCCTTTTCAGTTTTTTAGACTACGCCCTTCTAATTTTCCAACAATTCGGGTATCTCAGTTAGCAAACCTTTATTTTAAAAATAAGCAGCTATTTAGTAAGGTCATTATGGCTAACGATCTAGAAAAATTTTACGAACTATTTGATACAAGTGCGAGTGGTTTCTGGAAAACTCATTATACTTTTGATAAAGAATCTGCTGCCAGAAAGAAAAGAGTAACAAAGTCATTTATTCATTTGATCTTAATAAACACAGTCATTCCTCTAAAGTTTTTATATGCCAAAAGCCAAGGAAAAGATGCTTCAGAAGAAATCTTAGGCTTGATATCTCAGTTGCCTGTAGAAAAGAATACGATATCAGATAAGTTTATTAGTTTAGGAGTGAATATGGAGGATGCTTTACATTCTCAATCTATGATTCAGCTTAAGAATAACTACTGTGATCAAAAAGCTTGTTTAAAGTGTTCGATTGGTAATTATTTATTGAATAGAGAGGGTAGTTTGGGATAA